A portion of the Syngnathoides biaculeatus isolate LvHL_M chromosome 7, ASM1980259v1, whole genome shotgun sequence genome contains these proteins:
- the rpl36 gene encoding large ribosomal subunit protein eL36: protein MTIRYPMAVGLNKGHRVTKNVSAPKHSRRRGRLTKHSKFVRDMIREVCGFAPYERRAMELLKVSKDKRALKFIKKRIGTHIRAKRKREELSNVLAAMRKAAAKKD from the exons ATGACTATCCGCTACCCGATGGCCGTCGGCCTTAATAAAGGCCACCGAGTCACCAAAAATGTCAGCGCGCCCAAACACAGCCGCCGACGCGGG CGTCTGACCAAACACAGCAAGTTCGTCAGAGACATGATCCGCGAGGTGTGCGGCTTCGCGCCGTACGAGAGGCGAGCCATGGAGCTGCTCAAAGTGTCCAAGGACAAGAGGGCGCTCAAGTTCATCAAGAAAAGG ATTGGCACTCACATCCGCGCCAAGAGAAAGCGCGAAGAGCTCAGCAACGTGCTGGCCGCCATGAGGAAGGCCGCCGCCAAGAAGGATTAA
- the LOC133503047 gene encoding lamin-B2-like isoform X2 encodes MMSHDCFVSEDTSVAYRIKEQPSASAWKDSKNVSTSSGRKRRPTEGRAQVSARLRNTRLALPPRRRTRAFSLARRGRMEAATLASDLESRLKRSEVTLAMALGVDAALRALLAKTEDAHAVAKRQLRAETWMRLDLEKRCQSLSRELKSTKDQFEVRESRRRHEQRIVEVDSGARQDYEFKPAQALQDLRKQHDEQVSLYKEELEQTFQAKLDNAKVSSAMNDKAVCTAREELQESRMRIEALGYQLSALQKQAAAAEDRVRELEEILSADRDKHRRAMEAKDREMNDLRQRMNAQLSEYQELLDVKLTLDMEINAYRKLLEGEEQRRLKFAPDATSRIAVSRVTGSSSSSSSSSSRASVTKPAKGQAGVVCRRGRGPEAALSSPVERRIGSDITGRSAD; translated from the exons ATGATGTCACACGATTGCTTTGTTAGCGAGGACACGTCCGTGGCGTACAGGATAAAAGAGCAGCCGTCGGCTTCGGCTTGGAAGGactcaaaaaatgtttcaacatCAA GCGGACGAAAGCGGCGCCCGACCGAAGGCCGCGCGCAAGTAAGCGCTCGCCTCCGGAACACGCGGCTGGCCCTGCCCCCGCGGCGACGGACGAGGGCCTTTTCCTTGGCGCGCCGCGGCCGGATGGAGGCCGCGACCCTGGCGAGCGATCTGGAAAGTCGCCTGAAGCGGAGCGAAGTGACGCTCGCCATGGCGCTCGGCGTCGACGCCGCGCTCAGGGCGCTGCTGGCTAAG ACGGAGGACGCCCACGCCGTCGCCAAGCGGCAGCTGCGGGCCGAGACCTGGATGCGCTTGGACCTGGAGAAGCGCTGCCAGTCGCTCAGCCGGGAGTTGAAGTCCACCAAGGACCAGTTTGAG GTTCGGGAGTCCCGGCGCAGACACGAGCAGAGAATCGTGGAGGTGGACTCGGGTGCCAGACAGGACTACGAGTTCAAACCGGCACAAGCTTTGCAG GACCTGAGGAAGCAGCACGATGAGCAGGTCTCGCTGTACAAGGAGGAACTGGAGCAGACCTTCCAGGCCAAG CTGGACAACGCCAAGGTGTCGTCTGCGATGAACGACAAGGCCGTGTGCACGGCCAGGGAAGAACTTCAGGAGTCCCGAATGAGAATCGAGGCTCTGGGCTACCAGCTGAGCGCCCTGCAGAAACAA GCGGCGGCCGCCGAGGACCGCGTCCGCGAGCTGGAGGAGATCCTGTCGGCGGACCGGGACAAGCACCGGCGCGCGATGGAGGCCAAGGACCGCGAGATGAACGACCTGCGCCAGCGCATGAACGCGCAGCTCTCCGAGTACCAGGAGCTCCTGGATGTCAAGCTCACGCTGGACATGGAGATCAACGCCTACAGGAAGCTCCTGGAGGGGGAAGAGCAGCGTAG GCTGAAGTTTGCTCCCGACGCCACTTCCCGCATCGCCGTTTCCAGGGTGACGggctcgtcctcgtcctcgtcgtcctcgtcctcccgcGCCTCCGTCACCAAGCCGGCGAAAGGGCAGGCCG gTGTGGTCTGCAGACGCGGCCGCGGCCCAGAGGCCGCCCTCTCATCTCCCGTTGAACGCAGGATAGGAAGTGACATCACCGGCCGCTCGGCCGACTGA
- the LOC133503047 gene encoding lamin-B2-like isoform X1 has product MMSHDCFVSEDTSVAYRIKEQPSASAWKDSKNVSTSSGRKRRPTEGRAQVSARLRNTRLALPPRRRTRAFSLARRGRMEAATLASDLESRLKRSEVTLAMALGVDAALRALLAKTEDAHAVAKRQLRAETWMRLDLEKRCQSLSRELKSTKDQFEVRESRRRHEQRIVEVDSGARQDYEFKPAQALQDLRKQHDEQVSLYKEELEQTFQAKLDNAKVSSAMNDKAVCTAREELQESRMRIEALGYQLSALQKQAAAAEDRVRELEEILSADRDKHRRAMEAKDREMNDLRQRMNAQLSEYQELLDVKLTLDMEINAYRKLLEGEEQRRLKFAPDATSRIAVSRVTGSSSSSSSSSSRASVTKPAKGQAGKLLLRSAKHAVTIAPVRTDRNFITLVWSADAAAAQRPPSHLPLNAG; this is encoded by the exons ATGATGTCACACGATTGCTTTGTTAGCGAGGACACGTCCGTGGCGTACAGGATAAAAGAGCAGCCGTCGGCTTCGGCTTGGAAGGactcaaaaaatgtttcaacatCAA GCGGACGAAAGCGGCGCCCGACCGAAGGCCGCGCGCAAGTAAGCGCTCGCCTCCGGAACACGCGGCTGGCCCTGCCCCCGCGGCGACGGACGAGGGCCTTTTCCTTGGCGCGCCGCGGCCGGATGGAGGCCGCGACCCTGGCGAGCGATCTGGAAAGTCGCCTGAAGCGGAGCGAAGTGACGCTCGCCATGGCGCTCGGCGTCGACGCCGCGCTCAGGGCGCTGCTGGCTAAG ACGGAGGACGCCCACGCCGTCGCCAAGCGGCAGCTGCGGGCCGAGACCTGGATGCGCTTGGACCTGGAGAAGCGCTGCCAGTCGCTCAGCCGGGAGTTGAAGTCCACCAAGGACCAGTTTGAG GTTCGGGAGTCCCGGCGCAGACACGAGCAGAGAATCGTGGAGGTGGACTCGGGTGCCAGACAGGACTACGAGTTCAAACCGGCACAAGCTTTGCAG GACCTGAGGAAGCAGCACGATGAGCAGGTCTCGCTGTACAAGGAGGAACTGGAGCAGACCTTCCAGGCCAAG CTGGACAACGCCAAGGTGTCGTCTGCGATGAACGACAAGGCCGTGTGCACGGCCAGGGAAGAACTTCAGGAGTCCCGAATGAGAATCGAGGCTCTGGGCTACCAGCTGAGCGCCCTGCAGAAACAA GCGGCGGCCGCCGAGGACCGCGTCCGCGAGCTGGAGGAGATCCTGTCGGCGGACCGGGACAAGCACCGGCGCGCGATGGAGGCCAAGGACCGCGAGATGAACGACCTGCGCCAGCGCATGAACGCGCAGCTCTCCGAGTACCAGGAGCTCCTGGATGTCAAGCTCACGCTGGACATGGAGATCAACGCCTACAGGAAGCTCCTGGAGGGGGAAGAGCAGCGTAG GCTGAAGTTTGCTCCCGACGCCACTTCCCGCATCGCCGTTTCCAGGGTGACGggctcgtcctcgtcctcgtcgtcctcgtcctcccgcGCCTCCGTCACCAAGCCGGCGAAAGGGCAGGCCGGCAAGTTGCTCCTGCGCTCCGCTAAACACGCCGTCACCATCGCGCCCGTCCGCACGGACCGAAACTTTATCACCTTg gTGTGGTCTGCAGACGCGGCCGCGGCCCAGAGGCCGCCCTCTCATCTCCCGTTGAACGCAGGATAG
- the LOC133503047 gene encoding lamin-B2-like isoform X3, whose product MEAATLASDLESRLKRSEVTLAMALGVDAALRALLAKTEDAHAVAKRQLRAETWMRLDLEKRCQSLSRELKSTKDQFEVRESRRRHEQRIVEVDSGARQDYEFKPAQALQDLRKQHDEQVSLYKEELEQTFQAKLDNAKVSSAMNDKAVCTAREELQESRMRIEALGYQLSALQKQAAAAEDRVRELEEILSADRDKHRRAMEAKDREMNDLRQRMNAQLSEYQELLDVKLTLDMEINAYRKLLEGEEQRRLKFAPDATSRIAVSRVTGSSSSSSSSSSRASVTKPAKGQAGKLLLRSAKHAVTIAPVRTDRNFITLVWSADAAAAQRPPSHLPLNAG is encoded by the exons ATGGAGGCCGCGACCCTGGCGAGCGATCTGGAAAGTCGCCTGAAGCGGAGCGAAGTGACGCTCGCCATGGCGCTCGGCGTCGACGCCGCGCTCAGGGCGCTGCTGGCTAAG ACGGAGGACGCCCACGCCGTCGCCAAGCGGCAGCTGCGGGCCGAGACCTGGATGCGCTTGGACCTGGAGAAGCGCTGCCAGTCGCTCAGCCGGGAGTTGAAGTCCACCAAGGACCAGTTTGAG GTTCGGGAGTCCCGGCGCAGACACGAGCAGAGAATCGTGGAGGTGGACTCGGGTGCCAGACAGGACTACGAGTTCAAACCGGCACAAGCTTTGCAG GACCTGAGGAAGCAGCACGATGAGCAGGTCTCGCTGTACAAGGAGGAACTGGAGCAGACCTTCCAGGCCAAG CTGGACAACGCCAAGGTGTCGTCTGCGATGAACGACAAGGCCGTGTGCACGGCCAGGGAAGAACTTCAGGAGTCCCGAATGAGAATCGAGGCTCTGGGCTACCAGCTGAGCGCCCTGCAGAAACAA GCGGCGGCCGCCGAGGACCGCGTCCGCGAGCTGGAGGAGATCCTGTCGGCGGACCGGGACAAGCACCGGCGCGCGATGGAGGCCAAGGACCGCGAGATGAACGACCTGCGCCAGCGCATGAACGCGCAGCTCTCCGAGTACCAGGAGCTCCTGGATGTCAAGCTCACGCTGGACATGGAGATCAACGCCTACAGGAAGCTCCTGGAGGGGGAAGAGCAGCGTAG GCTGAAGTTTGCTCCCGACGCCACTTCCCGCATCGCCGTTTCCAGGGTGACGggctcgtcctcgtcctcgtcgtcctcgtcctcccgcGCCTCCGTCACCAAGCCGGCGAAAGGGCAGGCCGGCAAGTTGCTCCTGCGCTCCGCTAAACACGCCGTCACCATCGCGCCCGTCCGCACGGACCGAAACTTTATCACCTTg gTGTGGTCTGCAGACGCGGCCGCGGCCCAGAGGCCGCCCTCTCATCTCCCGTTGAACGCAGGATAG